One window from the genome of Thermus sediminis encodes:
- a CDS encoding tetratricopeptide repeat protein, with product MKDLAEAWELIEEGRYGEAEALLAQDPSPEARFALGYALFFAGRHGEALALYRDLYQKTGSHRALHQVGMVLKGMGRLREALEVFEEEARLLPNDPLARSVNLYEQGHVRLLLGEKEASRERLEACLREAERALDPRNLACAHRALLEWHLRFGSPREAQRHKEAAIRGFLAAGDRRGAQEVEALA from the coding sequence GTGAAGGACCTGGCGGAGGCCTGGGAGCTCATAGAGGAGGGGCGCTACGGGGAGGCGGAGGCCCTCCTCGCCCAAGACCCTTCCCCCGAGGCCCGCTTCGCCCTGGGCTACGCCCTCTTCTTCGCCGGGCGGCACGGGGAGGCCCTGGCCCTCTACCGGGACCTCTACCAAAAGACGGGGAGCCATCGGGCGCTCCACCAGGTGGGCATGGTTCTCAAGGGGATGGGAAGGCTTAGGGAGGCCCTCGAGGTCTTTGAAGAGGAAGCCCGCCTCCTCCCCAACGACCCCCTAGCCCGCTCCGTCAACCTGTACGAGCAGGGCCACGTGCGCCTTCTCCTGGGGGAAAAGGAGGCCAGCCGGGAACGCCTGGAGGCCTGCCTAAGGGAGGCCGAGAGGGCTTTGGACCCCCGGAACCTGGCCTGCGCCCACCGGGCCCTCCTGGAGTGGCACCTGCGCTTCGGCTCCCCCAGGGAAGCCCAGCGCCACAAGGAGGCGGCCATACGGGGCTTTCTGGCGGCGGGGGACCGGCGGGGAGCCCAGGAGGT
- a CDS encoding glutamate-5-semialdehyde dehydrogenase: protein MRETLWELAERAKRRLPEIAKGRRDQALLGMAELLESRWEEVLEANREDLGEAEKAGLPRAKLDRLALKEKDLKSLTEGLRQIALLPDPLGRIEGLAKRPNGLRVGRMRVPLGLIGFVYEARPGATVEAVAVALKAGNAMLLRGGKEAFRSNRALVALWHQALRAAGLPEEAVTLVPTPDREAILEMCRLELLDLLIPRGGEELIRLVQREARVPVLAHAKGVNHLYVDERADLTMALRLALNGKTQRPAVCNALEALLVHEKVAEAFLPMLEGAMRERGVELRACPRALPLLKEAVPASEEEWDREYLDLVLRVKVVSGLEEALAHIARFGSRHTEAICTEDPKAAWRFLEGVDASLVLWNASTRFNDGFELGLGAEIGISTSKLHAYGPMGPLELTALKWVALGEGQERA, encoded by the coding sequence ATGAGGGAAACCTTGTGGGAGCTGGCGGAGAGGGCCAAGCGCAGGCTTCCCGAGATCGCCAAGGGAAGGCGGGACCAGGCCCTTTTGGGGATGGCGGAGCTCTTGGAGAGCCGTTGGGAAGAGGTCCTAGAGGCCAATCGGGAGGACCTTGGGGAGGCGGAGAAGGCGGGGCTTCCCAGGGCCAAGCTGGACCGCCTGGCCCTGAAGGAGAAGGACCTCAAAAGCCTCACCGAGGGCCTCCGCCAGATCGCCCTCCTCCCCGACCCCCTGGGCCGGATCGAGGGCCTCGCCAAGCGGCCCAACGGCCTAAGGGTGGGCAGGATGCGGGTGCCCTTGGGCCTCATCGGCTTCGTCTATGAGGCGAGGCCCGGGGCCACGGTGGAGGCGGTGGCCGTGGCCCTGAAGGCGGGAAACGCCATGCTCCTAAGGGGGGGCAAGGAGGCCTTCCGCTCCAACCGGGCCCTGGTGGCCCTGTGGCACCAGGCCCTGAGGGCGGCGGGCCTTCCCGAGGAGGCGGTGACCCTGGTTCCCACCCCGGACCGGGAGGCCATTCTGGAGATGTGCCGCCTGGAGCTTTTGGACCTCCTCATTCCCCGGGGCGGGGAGGAGCTCATCCGCCTGGTGCAAAGGGAGGCCCGGGTGCCGGTGCTGGCCCACGCCAAGGGGGTGAACCACCTCTACGTGGACGAGCGGGCGGACCTCACCATGGCCCTGCGCTTGGCCCTAAACGGCAAGACCCAGCGGCCTGCGGTGTGCAACGCCCTCGAGGCCCTCCTGGTCCACGAGAAGGTGGCGGAGGCCTTCCTCCCCATGCTGGAGGGGGCCATGCGAGAAAGGGGGGTGGAGCTCAGGGCCTGCCCCCGGGCCCTGCCCCTCCTCAAGGAGGCGGTCCCCGCCTCCGAGGAGGAGTGGGACCGGGAGTACCTGGACCTCGTCCTCCGGGTCAAGGTGGTCTCGGGGCTGGAGGAGGCCCTGGCCCACATCGCCCGCTTTGGCTCCCGCCACACCGAGGCCATCTGCACCGAGGACCCCAAGGCCGCCTGGCGCTTCCTGGAGGGGGTGGACGCCTCCCTGGTCCTCTGGAACGCTTCCACCCGCTTCAACGATGGCTTTGAGCTGGGCCTGGGGGCGGAGATCGGCATCAGCACCTCCAAGCTCCACGCCTACGGCCCCATGGGGCCCCTGGAGCTCACCGCGCTCAAGTGGGTGGCCCTGGGGGAAGGGCAGGAGCGGGCGTGA
- the proB gene encoding glutamate 5-kinase, which produces MRPGLSARRLVVKVGSAVLAGEEGLDREAMGEIARQVAWLREEGREVVLVSSGAVAAGMALMGLPRPKDMPKKQALAAIGQPLLMALWREAFAPSGLRVAQVLLTAEDLSLREGYLNAKATLRALLDLGVVPIINENDTVAFHEIRFGDNDQLSARVAALVEAGLLLLLSDVDALYEEDPKRNPGARAILEVEDVERVLALAGGGNPLGSGGMRSKLLAARLAGRVGIPTLLLPGRRPGAILEALEGAPLGTYFHAKKRYRGEKAWLYGLLRPRGELLLDAGAVRALKERGASLLPAGIKEVRGRFSRGEAVRLLSEGGEEVGVGLANYASEEIDRIRGRRSAEIEAILGYRYTEEVVHRDHLVLKEEA; this is translated from the coding sequence GAGGCCATGGGGGAGATCGCCCGCCAGGTGGCCTGGCTAAGGGAGGAGGGGCGGGAGGTGGTCCTGGTCTCCTCGGGGGCGGTGGCGGCGGGCATGGCCCTCATGGGCCTCCCCAGGCCCAAGGACATGCCCAAGAAGCAGGCCCTGGCCGCCATCGGCCAGCCCCTCCTCATGGCCCTTTGGCGGGAGGCCTTCGCCCCCTCGGGCCTGCGGGTGGCCCAGGTCCTCCTCACCGCCGAGGACCTCTCCCTTCGGGAGGGCTACCTGAACGCCAAGGCCACCCTGAGGGCCCTTTTGGACCTGGGGGTGGTCCCCATCATCAACGAGAACGACACCGTGGCCTTCCACGAGATCCGCTTCGGGGACAACGACCAGCTCTCGGCCCGGGTTGCCGCCCTGGTGGAGGCGGGGCTTCTCCTCCTCCTTTCCGACGTAGATGCCCTTTATGAAGAGGACCCCAAGCGGAACCCTGGGGCCAGGGCCATCCTCGAGGTGGAGGACGTAGAAAGGGTCCTGGCCCTGGCCGGGGGCGGGAACCCCTTGGGAAGCGGGGGGATGCGGAGCAAGCTCTTGGCCGCAAGGCTTGCGGGCCGGGTGGGCATCCCCACCCTCCTCCTCCCCGGGAGGCGGCCCGGGGCCATCCTGGAGGCCCTGGAGGGGGCCCCCCTGGGCACCTACTTCCACGCCAAGAAGCGCTACCGGGGGGAGAAGGCCTGGCTCTACGGCCTCCTCCGCCCCAGGGGGGAGCTCTTATTGGACGCGGGGGCGGTGCGGGCCCTAAAGGAGCGGGGGGCGAGCCTCCTCCCCGCTGGGATCAAGGAGGTGCGGGGGCGGTTTTCCCGGGGGGAGGCGGTCCGCCTCCTTTCAGAGGGCGGGGAGGAGGTGGGGGTGGGGCTCGCCAACTACGCCTCGGAAGAGATCGACCGCATCCGGGGAAGGAGGAGCGCGGAGATTGAGGCCATCCTAGGCTACCGCTACACGGAGGAGGTGGTCCACCGGGACCACCTGGTCCTGAAGGAGGAGGCATGA